The window TTCCTAAATACTGAGAAAAATTATATATAAGTTTTTTTACATATTCAGTTTTATATTCTTTATTATCTATCCAATAACTTGGAGTATCTATTATATTTTCTTCAAACAACTTATTTATTGAATGTCTAAATTCTAAATTCAATTGAGATATAGGCCTTTTTCCTTGTAATAAGTCTTTTATTTTAAGACCTCCTGTCCATTGAAAATGAGGTCTATCTTTAATACTTTTAAAATCTCCACCCCATTCAAGCCCTATACTTTTACCTATTTTACCCATAACATCATATAAATCGGTTCTATTCCATTGAGCTTTTTTATTTATTATAGGTACACAATCAAAAGCTAATCCATAATTATGATAAGAATATCCTCCTTTTGCATTAGTAACTTTTTCACCTGATGCAGTTCTTCCTTGAGAATATAGTTTATCTTGTTCTTCTTTACTCCTAAATGTACTGTATATTAAGACATCTATTCCTTGTTTTTTGCATTCTTGAATAAACTTTTCAGCTAAATATTTAACATATGGATGTAAATCTTCTAAATTCCTACTCATTTTGTCCCTCCTCAATATTAGTCTATCTCACTATACTAATATATGCAGGTTAATATAAATTTGTTGATTATAAAGAGTTAATCCCCCTATTTAATACAAAAAATAAAGGAG is drawn from Tepidibacter hydrothermalis and contains these coding sequences:
- a CDS encoding M15 family metallopeptidase — protein: MSRNLEDLHPYVKYLAEKFIQECKKQGIDVLIYSTFRSKEEQDKLYSQGRTASGEKVTNAKGGYSYHNYGLAFDCVPIINKKAQWNRTDLYDVMGKIGKSIGLEWGGDFKSIKDRPHFQWTGGLKIKDLLQGKRPISQLNLEFRHSINKLFEENIIDTPSYWIDNKEYKTEYVKKLIYNFSQYLGINKPENEFTNILNELRNKSVIDSPDYWINSEIYITEYVIELIIKFKKYIEKNNIDSEFISSVNKLAKANIINSPEYWINNMEYKEEYVKDLIKKVANKLG